A region of the Arthrobacter sp. FW306-07-I genome:
GTTGTGATTCCGTGACACCACTTGAGCACGAGACCCGCACCCCGCAACAGGTGGGGATGACCCCCAAGCCGGGGTGCGGGTTTCCCCCCGTACCCGGAAAAGGAAAGTCCGCTTAGCGTTGAAGGCAGCCAAACAAGGAGGTTTCCCATGGGTGTTGTGCCCCTAAAGGACATAGTCGATCCGGCCTTTCACGCCCGCTACGGCGTTCCGGCCATCAACATTTTCAATGACCTGACCATGGAAGCGGTCCTCGCCGCGGCCGAGGAAGCAAACTCCCCGGTCATCCTGCAGACCTCCGTGAAGACGGTCCGCAGCATCGGCTCCCGCCAGCTGTTCGATATGTGGAAGTCGCTGACCGCCGGCATCCAGGTCCCCGTCACCCTGCACCTGGACCACTGCCCGGACCGGGAGGTGCTCACCGAATGCCTCAAAGCCGGTTGGAACTCCGTGCTGTTTGACGCCTCCAGCCTGCCGGTGGAGGAAAACCAGCGCCAGACCATCGAGGTGGTTGCCGAGGCCCGGCAGTACGGCGCCCAAGTGGAAGGCGAGATCGAAGCGATCACCGGCGTCGAGGATGACCACGGCTCGGACGACGTCGCCCCCCAGCAGAGCCTGGAGACGGCACTGAACTTCATCGACGCCACGGGCATCGACGTCTTTGCACCCTCGATCGGCAACGCGCACGGCTCCTACAAGGCCGCCCCGGTGCTCGACGTCGGCCGGGTCACCGAGATCGTCGAGGCCCGGCACATCCCCATCGCCCTGCACGGCGGATCCGGCCTGAGCCAGGAGCAGTTCGCGGACCTGATCGCCCGCGGCTGCGCGAAGGTCAACATCTCCACCGCCTTGAAGGAAACGTTCATGCAGTCCTCCCTGTCTTTCCTCAAACAGGCCGAGCAGGACAACAAGTGGGACCCGCCGTCGCTGTTCAAGCACACGCGCGGGGAGGTCATGGCGATGGTCAAGGAGCTGACCGAGCAGTTCGGCAGCGCCGGCAAGGGCGGCCGCTGATGCCGGCCCTGATCTTCGACTGCGACGGCGTCCTCGCCGACACCGAACAGCATGGCCACCTGCCGGCCTTCAACCGTACCTTCACCGACTTCAACGTCCCGGTCCAGTGGAGCGTCGAAGAGTACGCGGAGAAGGTCAAGATCGGCGGCGGCAAGGAACGGATGCGCAGCATCCTCACCCCGGAACTCGCCCACAGCCTGGGCCTGAAGGACGACGCCGCCGTGGACGAGGCCATCCTGGCATGGCACCAGCGCAAGACCGCCGTTTACAAGGACATGGTGGCTTCCGGAGTCATGCCCGCCCGGCCCGGGATCGCCCGGATCGTCCAGGAAGCGCATGACGCCGGATGGACCCTCGCGGTGGCCTCCACCTCGGCGGAACCGGCCGTCCGCGCCGTCCTCACGCACGCCGTCGGCGAGGGCCTCGCGAAGCATTTCGCTGTGTTCGCCGGCGATGTCGTCCCGGCGAAGAAGCCCGCCCCGGACATTTACCTGCTAGCGCTCAGGGAGCTGAACCTTGACCCGGACGATGCGATCGTGGTTGAGGACAGCGCCAACGGCCTGCGCGCCGCCCTGGGCGCGGGACTGCGAACCCTGGTCACGGTCAGTGGCTACACCCGTGAGGAGGACTTCACCGGTGCCTCGCTCGTGGTGAGCTCGCTGGGCGACCCCGCCGGCGAGGCCGCCGAAGTCCTGGCCAACGACGCCGGCGTCGACGTTTCCGGCGTCGTGACCCTCGCGACGCTGCAGGCCATCCTGTCCACGCCCCGGCCCGGCAACGGCGCCGCAAACCCCGCCGCCCCTTCGACCCCGACGGAGACCCCATGACCGCCACCGACCTCGCCGACGTCGAATACGTCGTCCGCACCCTCGCGCAGACTGCAGTCGATAAGGAAAAGGAGTTCGGCGACCTGGACGCCGTCGTGGGTGACGGCGACCTGGGCTACTCCCTGGCCCGCGGCTTCGAGAAGGTCCTGCAGGACTGGGACAGCTTCAAGCGCGACGACGTTCCCACATTCCTGCAGCAGATCGCCCTGGCGATCTCGAGCCGGATCGGCGGCACCTCCGGCCCGCTGTGGGGAACCGCGTTCCTGCGCGCCTCCGCCGCGGCGAAGACCGTGGACACCATCGACGGCGCCGCAGCAGTCTCCATGCTCCGCGCAGCCGCCGAGGGCATCATGGCCCGGGGCGGCGCGAGCCTGGGGGACAAGACCCTGCTGGACGCGCTCGTCCCGGCCACCGACGAGCTGGAACGCCAGCTCGCCGCCGGTGCCGGAGCCGCCGAATGCCGGGCCGCGTTCGCGAAAACCGTCAGGGAATGCGCGGACGCCACCAGCAAGCTCGAGGCCAGGCGGGGCCGGGCCAGCTACAGCGGCGAGCGTAGCATCGGCTCCCCGGACGCCGGCGCGATAGCGATCGCCATCATCATTGAACGCATCACCGAGGGCTGGGACCAGCGCTAGCCCTGTTTGTCTTTCCATCAACCTGACCAGCACAACGACGTGGAGATCACATGAAAAAGTTCGTCAACGACCCCAAGCAGTTCGTCCCCGAGATGCTCGAAGGGCTGGCCCTGGCCAACCCCGAGACCCTCAAGTACGTCCCCGAATACAACCTGATCATGCGCGCCGACGGCCCGGACCAGAACAAGGTCTCGATCGTGCAGGGCTCCGGCTCCGGCCATGAACCCGCGCACGTCATGATCGTGGGCAAGGGCATGCTTGACGCCGCCTGCCCGGGCGACGTGTTCGCCGCACCGCCGTTCGACTATGTCTACGAGACCACCAAAATGATGGCCTCGCCCAAAGGCGTGCTGCTGCTGGTGAACAACTACACCGGCGACAAGATGGTCTTCGACATGGCCCAGGAAATGTCCTCCGCCGAGGGCATCCAGGTCAGGACCCTCTTCATCAACGACGACGTCTCCGTGGAGGACTCCACCTACACGATTGGCCGCCGCGGCGTGGCCGGGAACTTCTTCGTCATCAAGGCCGTCGCCGCCGCGGCCGAACGCGGCGCGGACCTGGACGAGGTGATCCGGATCGGTGAGAAGGTCAACTCGGTCACCCGCAGCATGGGCGTCGCACTGACCGCCTGCACCCCGCCGGCCAAGGGCAGCCCGCTGTTCGAACTCGGTGAGGACGAGATCGAGATCGGTGTGGGCATCCACGGTGAGCCGGGCCGGCGCCGGGCGGCCATGATGAGCGCCAACGAGATCGTCGAGGAAATGCTCACTCCGATCGTCCAGGACCTGCCGTTCGGCGACGGGGACCGCGTGGCACTCATGATCAACGGCCTGGGCGGAACCCCCATCAGCGAGCTGTACCTGCTCTACGGCCAGGCCCACAAGCGCCTCGCCGAGCAGGGCATCAGCGTCGGCCGTAGCTACGTCGGCGAGTACTGCACCTCCCTGGACATGGCCGGAGCGTCCATCACCCTGGTCAAGCTCGACGACGAGATCGAGTCGCTGCTCAGGGACCCGGCCGAGATCCCGATCCGGGTGTTCTAAAGGACCCTCCCAATCATTGGGGTGGCCAGGGAGTGAAGTACGAAGCCGGAGCCGGCCACCCTTTTCGGGTAGCCGGCTCCGGCTTCTGTCCTGGCTCGCTTTTGTAGCCGCTCGTCGCAACGCCGGACGCACCGACTCGCTTAGCCGAACAGGTACGTCGCCTCGTCGTAGCGGTCCTGCGGCACCGTCTTGAGCTTGCCGATGGCTTCGGCCAGGCTCACCCGGACGATCTTGTCCCCCCGCGTGGCGACCATTTTGCCCCATGCCCTCTCGTGGATCGCGTCGACGGCGGCGAGGCCCAGCCGGGTGGCAAGGACCCGGTCCGTGGCGCTTGGGGCGCCGCCCCGCTGGATGTGGCCCAGCGTCGTCGAACGCGTCTCAATGCCGGTGCGGTCCTCGATCACCGGGGCGAGCCGCTCGCCGATCCCGCCGAGCCTGGGCCGATTGAAGCCGTCCAGGCCCCGGTCAGCGTGCGGTACCGACATGTCGGCGGACACGAACCCCTCGGCAACGACCACCAGCGGGGTGCGGCCGCGCCGGAACGGGCCTTCCACCCAGTCGCAGATTTCGTTCAGGGTGGCCGTCTGTTCGGGGATGAGGATCGCGTGCGCGCTGGTGGCCATACCGGCGTAAAGTGCGATCCAGCCGGCATGCCGGCCCATGACCTCCGCTATCATGCAGCGGTGATGGGACTGCCCGGTGGTCTTGAGCCGGTCGATTGCCTCTGTGGCGATTTCCACGGCCGTGTGGAAGCCGAATGAGAAGTCTGTGGCGGAGAGGTCGTTGTCCACCGTCTTGGGCACGCCGACGATGGGGATCCCCGCGTCGCTCAGGATCTTCGCCGCAGCCATGGTGCCCTCGCCGCCGATCACAATCAGCGCGTCCACGCCCACGGAGCGCAAATTCGCTTGGATCCGTTCGACGCCGCCACCCTCACCGAGCGGGCTGAAGCGCGACGTGCCAAGGATGGTGCCGCCCAGGTTCGCGATGCCGCGCACACTCATCCAGTCCAGGTTGATGGTGCTGCCCTCGACGAGGCCGCGCCAGCCGTCCGTGAAGCCAACAAACTCGTCGCCGTGGACGCGGATCCCGCGCAGCACGCACGAGCGGATAACCGTGTTAAGCCCCGGGCAGTCGCCGCCGCTGGTCAGGATTCCGATGCGGGCCATCAGTCTTACCTCCGCCGTGAGAGCCGTCCCTGTTGTGATGTTTCGTGTCTTCCACGAAACCACCTATCCAGGAGCGGCGGTATGAGGACTTCCCCGCCGTCGGGATGCGGGTTATCCCGCACGCAGACCGGCGTGGGAGGTGCCGTTATGCTGGGACAGATCACCAGTGCACCGCCGCAGGAGCTGCGGCGCACGGTTCGTCAAGGAGGACGAGAATGACAGACACCGAGACGGAACCTGACACCGTGATCCGCAGCCTGCACGACGCCGAAGACACGCAGGGCAAGCTGGACACGGTCGTCGCCCTCGCCCGGGACCTCGCCGGCCGGTTTGAGCTGCAGCCGTTGCTGGCCCGGATCCTGGGCCACGCTACCTCCCTGCTGGGGTGCGCATCGGGGTCGATCGCCCTGGTCAACGAGGCCAGCGGCACCTACACCAAAAAAGTGGACATCGGCGTCGGATGCCAGGAGGGGCAGACCTTTTCCCTGAAGGAGGGCTTCACCGGCCAGGTAGTCAGCAGCCGGTCCACCGTCATCCTCGACGCATACAGCAGCATTGAACGCGGGCATATCCCACCGACGGATCCGCGGTGGGACTGCGCCGTAATCGGTGTCCCGATCCAATGGGGCGAGCAGATCGTGGGCGCCTTCATTGTTTTCGGCCCGGAGCCGGGCCGGGTGTTCACTTCAGAGGAAGCCCGGCTGGCCGAACTCCTGGCCAACCATGCCGCAATTGCCTTGGCCAACTCGGAACTGCACTCCAAAGCCTCCGCCCGTGAACTCGAGGCTGCCGTGGCCGCCGAACGCGAACGTGCGGTCCGCGACGTGCACGAGACCGTTGGCCGGGCCCTTGCTGCCCTGCTGCTCAGCCTGGACGAGGCTGAGAAAGCCAGCCGGCTCGACGGGGCGGAACATGCCATCACTCCGCACCTCAGCAGAGCCCGGACCATTGCCCACGATGCCCTGGCCGAGACCCGCCGCACGGTCCTGGGCATGGGCCCGGCCGCGCTCGCCGGCCGGACCCTTGATGACGCCATTGCCGCCGAACTGGTATGGGTGGAGTCGATGACCGGCGCCGGAACCCAGCTGAAAGTGATCGGCGAGCCCCGCCCGCTGGCGCCCGAGATTGCGCACCAGGCATTCAAGATTGTCCAGGAGGCACTGAACAACGTGGTGGTCCACGCGCGCGCCACGACGGTGCGCGCCGGACTGATCTACGAGCGCGGCGCGCTCGCCATCGTCGTGGAGGACAACGGTCAAGGCTTCGACCTCGCCGCAGCCCACGGTGACCACACCACGCGTCCGTCCGGATGCCTGGGGTTGCACGGCATGACGTCCCGGGCCGTGCACCTGGGCGGCGACCTGCACATCGAATCCACTTCGGGATGGGGGACCAAGGTGCGGGCCACCCTTCCGGACCGAGCCCCTGCGCCGGAGGCGTCCGGGCAGCCGCAGTGGAAGATCCTGATTGCCAATGACTATCCGATCATTAGCGCCGGCCTGGTCCGGTTGCTGGGCATCGCCGAGCCCGCTATTCAGGTCAGCGCTGAGGTGACCTCGGCCGAGCAGCTCTGCGACGCCTACGAATTGCTGCGCCCGGACGTGATTTTGATGGATCTGGACATGGTCCACCAGAACACCACCGGGCTTCTTACCCGGATCCACGAGTTCGACCCTGGTGTCGCGGTTGTTGTGCTCACGGACAACCCCACTGTGGAGCAGGTGCGCTCCGCCCGGCAAGCAGGGGTGCGCGGCTTCATCAACCGGCGCGCGAATGGAGAGACCATGGCCCGCATTATCGTGGCCGCAGGCCAGGGCGAAGCCTCGATGGAAGGCGAAATCTTCG
Encoded here:
- a CDS encoding class II fructose-bisphosphate aldolase produces the protein MGVVPLKDIVDPAFHARYGVPAINIFNDLTMEAVLAAAEEANSPVILQTSVKTVRSIGSRQLFDMWKSLTAGIQVPVTLHLDHCPDREVLTECLKAGWNSVLFDASSLPVEENQRQTIEVVAEARQYGAQVEGEIEAITGVEDDHGSDDVAPQQSLETALNFIDATGIDVFAPSIGNAHGSYKAAPVLDVGRVTEIVEARHIPIALHGGSGLSQEQFADLIARGCAKVNISTALKETFMQSSLSFLKQAEQDNKWDPPSLFKHTRGEVMAMVKELTEQFGSAGKGGR
- a CDS encoding HAD-IA family hydrolase, with amino-acid sequence MPALIFDCDGVLADTEQHGHLPAFNRTFTDFNVPVQWSVEEYAEKVKIGGGKERMRSILTPELAHSLGLKDDAAVDEAILAWHQRKTAVYKDMVASGVMPARPGIARIVQEAHDAGWTLAVASTSAEPAVRAVLTHAVGEGLAKHFAVFAGDVVPAKKPAPDIYLLALRELNLDPDDAIVVEDSANGLRAALGAGLRTLVTVSGYTREEDFTGASLVVSSLGDPAGEAAEVLANDAGVDVSGVVTLATLQAILSTPRPGNGAANPAAPSTPTETP
- the dhaL gene encoding dihydroxyacetone kinase subunit DhaL, with protein sequence MTATDLADVEYVVRTLAQTAVDKEKEFGDLDAVVGDGDLGYSLARGFEKVLQDWDSFKRDDVPTFLQQIALAISSRIGGTSGPLWGTAFLRASAAAKTVDTIDGAAAVSMLRAAAEGIMARGGASLGDKTLLDALVPATDELERQLAAGAGAAECRAAFAKTVRECADATSKLEARRGRASYSGERSIGSPDAGAIAIAIIIERITEGWDQR
- the dhaK gene encoding dihydroxyacetone kinase subunit DhaK, which gives rise to MKKFVNDPKQFVPEMLEGLALANPETLKYVPEYNLIMRADGPDQNKVSIVQGSGSGHEPAHVMIVGKGMLDAACPGDVFAAPPFDYVYETTKMMASPKGVLLLVNNYTGDKMVFDMAQEMSSAEGIQVRTLFINDDVSVEDSTYTIGRRGVAGNFFVIKAVAAAAERGADLDEVIRIGEKVNSVTRSMGVALTACTPPAKGSPLFELGEDEIEIGVGIHGEPGRRRAAMMSANEIVEEMLTPIVQDLPFGDGDRVALMINGLGGTPISELYLLYGQAHKRLAEQGISVGRSYVGEYCTSLDMAGASITLVKLDDEIESLLRDPAEIPIRVF
- a CDS encoding ATP-dependent 6-phosphofructokinase produces the protein MARIGILTSGGDCPGLNTVIRSCVLRGIRVHGDEFVGFTDGWRGLVEGSTINLDWMSVRGIANLGGTILGTSRFSPLGEGGGVERIQANLRSVGVDALIVIGGEGTMAAAKILSDAGIPIVGVPKTVDNDLSATDFSFGFHTAVEIATEAIDRLKTTGQSHHRCMIAEVMGRHAGWIALYAGMATSAHAILIPEQTATLNEICDWVEGPFRRGRTPLVVVAEGFVSADMSVPHADRGLDGFNRPRLGGIGERLAPVIEDRTGIETRSTTLGHIQRGGAPSATDRVLATRLGLAAVDAIHERAWGKMVATRGDKIVRVSLAEAIGKLKTVPQDRYDEATYLFG
- a CDS encoding GAF domain-containing protein, encoding MTDTETEPDTVIRSLHDAEDTQGKLDTVVALARDLAGRFELQPLLARILGHATSLLGCASGSIALVNEASGTYTKKVDIGVGCQEGQTFSLKEGFTGQVVSSRSTVILDAYSSIERGHIPPTDPRWDCAVIGVPIQWGEQIVGAFIVFGPEPGRVFTSEEARLAELLANHAAIALANSELHSKASARELEAAVAAERERAVRDVHETVGRALAALLLSLDEAEKASRLDGAEHAITPHLSRARTIAHDALAETRRTVLGMGPAALAGRTLDDAIAAELVWVESMTGAGTQLKVIGEPRPLAPEIAHQAFKIVQEALNNVVVHARATTVRAGLIYERGALAIVVEDNGQGFDLAAAHGDHTTRPSGCLGLHGMTSRAVHLGGDLHIESTSGWGTKVRATLPDRAPAPEASGQPQWKILIANDYPIISAGLVRLLGIAEPAIQVSAEVTSAEQLCDAYELLRPDVILMDLDMVHQNTTGLLTRIHEFDPGVAVVVLTDNPTVEQVRSARQAGVRGFINRRANGETMARIIVAAGQGEASMEGEIFDHLISGSAADAGSVQFTTREREVHDMVIRGMADKQIARELEISVKTVEKHVGSILRKTGARNRTMLVSINAQEAISLQHWR